From the Carya illinoinensis cultivar Pawnee chromosome 4, C.illinoinensisPawnee_v1, whole genome shotgun sequence genome, one window contains:
- the LOC122306651 gene encoding prohibitin-3, mitochondrial-like, which translates to MGSQAAVSFLTNIARAALGLGVSATVLNSSLYTVDGGQRAVIFDRLRGILDETVGEGTHFLVPWLQKPFIFDIRTKPHTFSSVSGTKDLQMVNLTLRVLSRPEVTKLPEIVQTLGLEYDEKVLPSIGNEVLKAVVAQFNADQLLTERPQVSALVRNGLTERARNFNIVLDDVAITHLSYGGEFSRAVEQKQVAQQEAERSKFVVAKAEQERRAAIIRAEGESESAKMISEATAQAGMGLIELRKIEAMRENASTLAKSPNVAYLPGGQQILMALNASR; encoded by the coding sequence ATGGGTAGCCAAGCCGCAGTGTCTTTCCTCACCAACATCGCACGCGCCGCCTTGGGGCTTGGCGTATCCGCTACTGTACTGAACTCCTCGCTTTACACCGTTGACGGAGGGCAGCGCGCCGTCATCTTCGACCGGCTCCGCGGAATACTGGACGAGACGGTTGGCGAGGGGACCCATTTCTTGGTCCCATGGCTCCAGAAGCCCTTCATCTTTGACATCCGAACCAAGCCCCACACCTTCTCTTCCGTCTCCGGTACCAAGGACCTCCAGATGGTTAACCTGACCCTTCGAGTCCTCTCTCGCCCCGAGGTCACGAAACTGCCCGAGATCGTCCAAACCCTAGGGCTCGAATACGACGAGAAGGTCCTCCCGTCAATCGGCAACGAGGTCCTCAAGGCCGTGGTGGCGCAGTTCAACGCCGACCAGCTCCTCACCGAGCGGCCTCAGGTCTCGGCCCTGGTCCGCAACGGCCTGACAGAGCGGGCAAGAAACTTCAACATCGTTCTCGACGACGTGGCAATCACTCACCTGTCGTACGGAGGAGAGTTCTCGCGCGCCGTGGAGCAAAAGCAAGTGGCGCAGCAGGAGGCCGAGCGGTCCAAGTTCGTGGTGGCGAAGGCGGAGCAGGAGAGGCGGGCCGCAATTATTCGGGCGGAGGGAGAGAGCGAGTCGGCCAAGATGATATCAGAGGCGACTGCGCAGGCTGGGATGGGTCTCATCGAGCTCAGGAAAATTGAGGCTATGAGGGAGAACGCCAGCACGCTGGCCAAGTCACCGAATGTTGCATACCTTCCCGGGGGTCAGCAGATACTCATGGCTCTCAATGCCTCGCGTTGA
- the LOC122306650 gene encoding glyceraldehyde-3-phosphate dehydrogenase 2, cytosolic isoform X3 produces MGKIKIGINGFGRIGRLVARVALQRDDVELVAVNDPFITTDYMTYMFKYDTVHGQWKHHELKVQDSKTLLFGEKPVTVFGIRNPEEIPWAEAGAEFVVESTGVFTDKDKAAAHLKGGAKKVIISAPSKDAPMFVVGVNEKDYKPELDIVSNASCTTNCLAPLAKVINDRFGIVEGLMTTVHSITATQKTVDGPSMKDWRGGRAASFNIIPSSTGAAKAVGKVLPALNGKLTGMAFRVPTVDVSVVDLTVRLEKKASYEEIKAAISKHYLEIC; encoded by the exons ATGGGAAAGATCAAGATTGGGATCAATG GATTCGGCAGGATCGGGCGCTTGGTGGCAAGGGTCGCTCTTCAGAGAGATGACGTTGAACTCGTCGCTGTTAACGATCCTTTCATCACCACTGATTacatg ACCTACATGTTTAAGTATGACACTGTTCACGGCCAATGGAAGCACCATGAACTCAAGGTTCAGGACTCAAAGACCCTTCTCTTTGGGGAGAAGCCGGTCACTGTTTTTGGTATCAG GAACCCTGAGGAGATCCCGTGGGCTGAGGCTGGAGCTGAATTTGTTGTCGAGTCCACTGGAGTTTTCACGGACAAGGACAAAGCTGCTGCTCATTTGAAG GGTGGTGCAAAGAAGGTAATCATTTCTGCCCCTAGTAAGGATGCTCCCATGTTCGTTGTGGGTGTCAATGAGAAGGATTACAAGCCAGAACTTGACATTGTCTCCAATGCTAGCTGCACCACCAACTGTCTTGCTCCATTGGCAAAG GTAATCAACGATAGATTCGGTATTGTTGAGGGCCTCATGACCACTGTCCACTCCATTACTG CCACACAAAAGACTGTTGATGGACCATCAATGAAGGACTGGAGAGGTGGTAGAGCTGCTTCCTTCAACATCATTCCCAGCAGTACTGGAGCTGCGAAG GCTGTTGGTAAAGTGCTGCCAGCATTGAACGGGAAACTGACTGGAATGGCTTTCCGTGTTCCCACTGTTGACGTTTCAGTTGTTGACCTTACTGTGAGACTTGAGAAGAAGGCCAGTTACGAGGAGATCAAAGCTGCTATTAG TAAACATTATTTGGAGATATGCTga
- the LOC122307516 gene encoding F-box protein SKIP14-like — MPLSLSDAHAVRNYEGSRDSWSFRGLNSESEGSDCNKMGKAEFGGYGEPVLVDDVVDKLPVDPFGMDKRSTITITGWFQDLVEESDSGCNGFGFDDAQKEIADHHGLLAGLNWLWNGSMKFEPELGNVKKGEISIPCNGFDGYGVDARLLDGVFALDGNVEEFMNFGRFGNWFVSKGAPESRDFGKTCFNGGEEGTPHDAMFFALGYLGVQDLLTVERVCKSLRDSVRSDALLWRSIHIDRPLSEKITDDALLKLANRAQGTLQCLNLVDCIRITDSGLKRVIETNSRLKKLSVPGCVRLSVDSLLDMLRAFKSVGSPGIKHLRIAGIRSITEKHFEELQFLLNADNHVEQTARRPRIYSGVSSYISCDDDCAIDIEACPWCHEFKLVYDCPSESCQGKHQATHLCRACIICTPRCINCGCCIKDRDYEETFCLDSLCLDCWKQRLNCPDMLGEKGASQCTIFRRETSYQFCFYG, encoded by the exons ATGCCTCTTAGTCTCTCTGATGCCCACGCGGTTAGGAATTATGAAGGTTCACGTGATTCTTGGAGTTTCCGGGGCTTGAATTCTGAGTCGGAGGGTTCTGATTGCAACAAAATGGGCAAGGCTGAGTTTGGAGGCTACGGGGAGCCGGTGCTCGTAGATGATGTCGTCGATAAGTTGCCTGTAGATCCATTTGGAATGGATAAAAGGTCTACGATTACGATCACGGGTTGGTTTCAAGACTTGGTAGAGGAATCTGATTCAGGTTGTAATGGTTTTGGGTTTGATGATGCTCAAAAAGAGATTGCTGATCATCATGGACTCCTTGCAGGGCTGAATTGGCTGTGGAATGGTTCGATGAAGTTTGAACCAGAATTGGGTAACGTGAAAAAGGGTGAAATTTCAATTCCTTGTAATGGGTTTGATGGATATGGGGTTGACGCTAGATTGCTTGATGGTGTTTTTGCACTGGATGGAAATGTGGAGGAGTTTATGAATTTCGGCCGTTTCGGAAATTGGTTTGTGAGCAAAGGAGCTCCGGAGTCGAGGGATTTTGGAAAAACTTGTTTTAATGGTGGGGAAGAAGGTACACCCCATGATGCCATGTTTTTTGCTTTGGGATATCTGGGAGTGCAGGACCTTCTCACTGTAGAAAGGGTTTGCAAATCTTTGCGCGATTCGGTTAGAAGTGATGCTCTTCTGTGGAGGAGTATTCACATCGATCGGCCGTTAAGCGAGAAGATCACGGATGATGCTCTTCTGAAATTGGCTAACAGGGCACAAGGCACCCTTCAGTGCTTGAACCTAGTGGACTGCATAAGAATCACAGATAGCGGTTTGAAGCGTGTGATTGAAACGAATTCAAGACTGAAAAAG CTAAGCGTGCCAGGATGTGTAAGACTTAGCGTTGACAGCTTATTGGATATGTTAAGGGCCTTCAAGTCTGTTGGCTCCCCAGGAATAAAGCACTTGAGAATTGCTGGCATCCGCAGTATCACAGAAAAGCATTTTGAAGAATTGCAGTTTCTTCTGAATGCAGATAACCATGTGGAGCAGACTGCCCGCAGGCCACGGATTTATAGTGGGGTTTCGTCTTATATATCTTGTGATGATGATTGTGCCATCGACATTGAGGCCTGCCCCTGGTGCCACGAGTTTAAACTAGTTTATGATTGCCCATCAGAGAGTTGTCAGGGGAAACATCAGGCTACTCATTTGTGCAGGGCTTGCATAATTTGCACGCCTCGCTGTATCAATTGTGGCTGCTGCATTAAGGACcgtgattatgaggaaacattcTGTCTAGACTCCCTATGTTTGGATTGTTGGAAGCAGCGACTTAATTGCCCAGATATGCTGGGTGAAAAAGGCGCTTCTCAGTGCACCATTTTTCGTCGAGAGACCAGTTACCAGTTTTGCTTCTATGGCTGA
- the LOC122306650 gene encoding glyceraldehyde-3-phosphate dehydrogenase, cytosolic isoform X1 produces the protein MGKIKIGINGFGRIGRLVARVALQRDDVELVAVNDPFITTDYMTYMFKYDTVHGQWKHHELKVQDSKTLLFGEKPVTVFGIRNPEEIPWAEAGAEFVVESTGVFTDKDKAAAHLKGGAKKVIISAPSKDAPMFVVGVNEKDYKPELDIVSNASCTTNCLAPLAKVINDRFGIVEGLMTTVHSITATQKTVDGPSMKDWRGGRAASFNIIPSSTGAAKAVGKVLPALNGKLTGMAFRVPTVDVSVVDLTVRLEKKASYEEIKAAIREESEGKLKGILGYTEDDVVSCDFVGNSSSSIFDAKAGIALNDNFVKLVAWYDNEWGYSTRVVDLIRHVASVQ, from the exons ATGGGAAAGATCAAGATTGGGATCAATG GATTCGGCAGGATCGGGCGCTTGGTGGCAAGGGTCGCTCTTCAGAGAGATGACGTTGAACTCGTCGCTGTTAACGATCCTTTCATCACCACTGATTacatg ACCTACATGTTTAAGTATGACACTGTTCACGGCCAATGGAAGCACCATGAACTCAAGGTTCAGGACTCAAAGACCCTTCTCTTTGGGGAGAAGCCGGTCACTGTTTTTGGTATCAG GAACCCTGAGGAGATCCCGTGGGCTGAGGCTGGAGCTGAATTTGTTGTCGAGTCCACTGGAGTTTTCACGGACAAGGACAAAGCTGCTGCTCATTTGAAG GGTGGTGCAAAGAAGGTAATCATTTCTGCCCCTAGTAAGGATGCTCCCATGTTCGTTGTGGGTGTCAATGAGAAGGATTACAAGCCAGAACTTGACATTGTCTCCAATGCTAGCTGCACCACCAACTGTCTTGCTCCATTGGCAAAG GTAATCAACGATAGATTCGGTATTGTTGAGGGCCTCATGACCACTGTCCACTCCATTACTG CCACACAAAAGACTGTTGATGGACCATCAATGAAGGACTGGAGAGGTGGTAGAGCTGCTTCCTTCAACATCATTCCCAGCAGTACTGGAGCTGCGAAG GCTGTTGGTAAAGTGCTGCCAGCATTGAACGGGAAACTGACTGGAATGGCTTTCCGTGTTCCCACTGTTGACGTTTCAGTTGTTGACCTTACTGTGAGACTTGAGAAGAAGGCCAGTTACGAGGAGATCAAAGCTGCTATTAG GGAGGAATCTGAGGGCAAACTGAAGGGAATCCTTGGTTACACTGAGGATGATGTGGTGTCCTGTGACTTTGTGGGTAACAGCAG TTCTAGCATTTTCGACGCCAAGGCTGGAATTGCACTGAATGACAACTTTGTGAAGCTAGTAGCTTGGTATGACAATGAATGGGGTTACAG CACTCGTGTCGTTGACCTGATCCGACACGTTGCGTCTGTTCAATGA
- the LOC122306650 gene encoding glyceraldehyde-3-phosphate dehydrogenase 2, cytosolic isoform X2, translating into MGKIKIGINGFGRIGRLVARVALQRDDVELVAVNDPFITTDYMTYMFKYDTVHGQWKHHELKVQDSKTLLFGEKPVTVFGIRNPEEIPWAEAGAEFVVESTGVFTDKDKAAAHLKGGAKKVIISAPSKDAPMFVVGVNEKDYKPELDIVSNASCTTNCLAPLAKVINDRFGIVEGLMTTVHSITATQKTVDGPSMKDWRGGRAASFNIIPSSTGAAKAVGKVLPALNGKLTGMAFRVPTVDVSVVDLTVRLEKKASYEEIKAAIREESEGKLKGILGYTEDDVVSCDFVGNSSSSIFDAKAGIALNDNFVKLVAWYDNEWGYSRVVFVAALVSLT; encoded by the exons ATGGGAAAGATCAAGATTGGGATCAATG GATTCGGCAGGATCGGGCGCTTGGTGGCAAGGGTCGCTCTTCAGAGAGATGACGTTGAACTCGTCGCTGTTAACGATCCTTTCATCACCACTGATTacatg ACCTACATGTTTAAGTATGACACTGTTCACGGCCAATGGAAGCACCATGAACTCAAGGTTCAGGACTCAAAGACCCTTCTCTTTGGGGAGAAGCCGGTCACTGTTTTTGGTATCAG GAACCCTGAGGAGATCCCGTGGGCTGAGGCTGGAGCTGAATTTGTTGTCGAGTCCACTGGAGTTTTCACGGACAAGGACAAAGCTGCTGCTCATTTGAAG GGTGGTGCAAAGAAGGTAATCATTTCTGCCCCTAGTAAGGATGCTCCCATGTTCGTTGTGGGTGTCAATGAGAAGGATTACAAGCCAGAACTTGACATTGTCTCCAATGCTAGCTGCACCACCAACTGTCTTGCTCCATTGGCAAAG GTAATCAACGATAGATTCGGTATTGTTGAGGGCCTCATGACCACTGTCCACTCCATTACTG CCACACAAAAGACTGTTGATGGACCATCAATGAAGGACTGGAGAGGTGGTAGAGCTGCTTCCTTCAACATCATTCCCAGCAGTACTGGAGCTGCGAAG GCTGTTGGTAAAGTGCTGCCAGCATTGAACGGGAAACTGACTGGAATGGCTTTCCGTGTTCCCACTGTTGACGTTTCAGTTGTTGACCTTACTGTGAGACTTGAGAAGAAGGCCAGTTACGAGGAGATCAAAGCTGCTATTAG GGAGGAATCTGAGGGCAAACTGAAGGGAATCCTTGGTTACACTGAGGATGATGTGGTGTCCTGTGACTTTGTGGGTAACAGCAG TTCTAGCATTTTCGACGCCAAGGCTGGAATTGCACTGAATGACAACTTTGTGAAGCTAGTAGCTTGGTATGACAATGAATGGGGTTACAG TCGGGTTGTATTTGTTGCAGCACTCGTGTCGTTGACCTGA
- the LOC122306649 gene encoding cytosolic Fe-S cluster assembly factor NBP35-like encodes MGLSVEAENKAANMESGEIPENANEHCPGPRSESAGKSDTCQGCPNQEVCATTPKGPDPDLVVIAERMATVKHKILVLSGKGGVGKSTFSAQLSFALAAMDFQVGLLDIDICGPSIPKMLGLEGQDVHQSNLGWSPVYVESNLGVMSVGFMLPNPDEAVIWRGPRKNGLIKQFLKDVYWGELDFLVVDAPPGTSDEHISIVQLLEATGIDGAIIVTTPQQVSLIDVRKEVSFCKKVGVQVLGVVENMSGLCQPMMDFKFMRMSETGEHRDVTEWVKEYVREKAPELQNLIACSEVFDSSGGGAEKMSREMGVPFLGKVPLDPQLCKAAEEGRSCFIDQKCGVSAPALKMIIEKLIENHGFSRMLVDDCA; translated from the exons ATGGGTCTCTCAGTTGAAGCAGAGAACAAAGCCGCGAACATGGAGAGTGGTGAAATCCCAGAAAACGCCAACGAGC ATTGCCCAGGACCCCGATCAGAGTCTGCCGGAAAATCCGACACTTGTCAAGGCTGCCCTAATCAAGAAGTTTGTGCTACTACCCCTAAAGGCCCCGAcccag ATTTGGTTGTAATTGCAGAAAGAATGGCTACTGTTAAGCATAAGATACTAGTTTTATCAGGGAAAGGTGGAGTTGGCAAGAGCACATTTTCTGCCCAACTATCATTCGCTTTAGCAGCTATGGACTTCCAAGTGGGTCTCCTTGACATTGATATTTGTGGTCCGAGCATTCCAAAGATGCTTGGCCTAGAAGGTCAAGATGTTCACCAGAGCAACCTTGGCTGGTCTCCTGTTTATGTTGAGTCCAACCTTGGGGTCATGTCGGTTGGATTCATGCTTCCTAACCCTGATGAAGCTGTTATATGGAGGGGTCCACGCAAGAATGGGCTCATTAAGCAATTCCTGAAGGATGTGTACTGGGGCGAACTTGATTTTTTGGTTGTTGATGCTCCTCCTGGGACCTCAGACGAGCACATCTCAATTGTCCAACTGCTTGAGGCTACGGGAATAGATGGTGCCATTATAGTCACCACACCACAACAAGTTTCCTTGATTGATGTGCGGAAAGAAGTGAGTTTCTGCAAGAAAGTTGGAGTTCAGGTTCTCGGCGTCGTTGAGAACATGAGCGGTTTGTGCCAGCCGATGATGGATTTCAAGTTTATGAGGATGTCAGAGACAGGTGAACATAGAGATGTTACTGAGTGGGTTAAGGAATACGTGAGAGAAAAAGCACCAGAACTTCAAAATTTGATTGCTTGCAGCGAAGTTTTTGATAGCAGTGGTGGTGGTGCGGAAAAAATGTCTAGGGAAATGGGTGTACCTTTTCTTGGGAAAGTACCATTGGATCCGCAGCTATGCAAGGCAGCTGAAGAAGGTAGATCCTGCTTCATTGATCAGAAATGTGGGGTGAGCGCTCCTGCACTGAAGATGATCATAGAAAAATTGATTGAAAATCATGGGTTCTCAAGAATGTTGGTAGATGATTGTGCATAG
- the LOC122307941 gene encoding ankyrin repeat and protein kinase domain-containing protein 1-like, which translates to MPPTYFPLRWESTGDQWWYASPIDWAAANGHYDLVRELLRIDSNHLIKLASLRRIRRLETVWDDEQQFDDVAKCRSQVARKLFVECESKRGKNSLIRAGYGGWLMYTAASAGDLDFVQDLLERNPLLVFGEGEYGVTDILYAAARSKISEVFRLILNFAVSPRFLTGKGGELIEHIGEVPSDYKWEMMNRAVHAAARGGNLKILRYLLADCSSILVYRDIQGSTILHAAAGKGQIEVIKYLISTFDIFNSTDNQGNTALHVAAYKGQLAAVEALISASPSSISLKNSSGETFLHKAVSGFQTPAFRRLDRQIELMKNLVCGKLFTIEDVINVQNNDKRTALHMAIIGNVHSDLVKLLMTAKSINVNACDAEGLTPLDYLRQRPRSASSDILIRQLISAGATFCSQDYTARRAIASRIKMQGIGGSPGTSFRISDTEIFLYTGIENALDETADEDNAVMSISPMEPSPDHSINQKNSSPINKRPSSANTAAQRLKSVFLWPRVKENKPDRFKKPDDESSVEQQKKCNSSDGSLTPLRLRFSKPSSPPNNKRTLAVRSNQSSPTAKKRIASGPVQGVMQAIPRISVPRRSRSSSFSKSSLSPISLDKQKGVFIEEDVAGPSCSNELYNDGAPGLIKPDPINKRSRSQYFCFYASGQSVKAPVSRQRQGQSYKCPIVSVA; encoded by the exons atgcCTCCAACATACTTTCCTCTTCGTTGGGAGAGCACCGGTGACCAATGGTGGTATGCTTCTCCCATTGATTGGGCAGCTGCTAATGGCCACTATGACTTGGTCAGGGAGCTGCTTCGCATCGATAGCAATCACCTTATCAAACTTGCCTCTTTACGACGTATTCGGAGGCTTGAAACTGTCTGGGATGATGAACAACAGTTTGATGATGTTGCCAAGTGTCGTTCTCAGGTTGCAAGAAAACTTTTTGTAGAGTGTGAATCCAAGAGAGGGAAAAATTCACTCATCCGAGCTGGCTATGGTGGATGGTTGATGTACACTGCTGCCTCGGCAGGAGATTTGGATTTTGTTCAAGACCTTCTTGAAAGGAATCCTCTACTTGTTTTTGGTGAAGGAGAATATGGTGTTACTGATATATTATATGCAGCAGCCAGGAGTAAGATTTCTGAGGTTTTCAGgcttattttgaattttgcagTCTCCCCCAGGTTCTTGACTGGAAAAGGTGGAGAACTGATAGAGCACATTGGGGAGGTCCCTTCTGATTACAAGTGGGAGATGATGAATAGAGCTGTTCATGCTGCTGCTAGAGGAGGAAATCTgaagattttgaggtacctTCTTGCTGATTGCTCTAGTATTTTGGTTTACAGAGATATTCAGGGCTCAACTATCCTACATGCAGCGGCCGGCAAAGGGCAGATTGAG GTAATTAAGTATCTGATATCAACCTTTGATATTTTCAACTCCACTGACAATCAGGGCAATACAGCATTGCATGTGGCTGCTTACAAGGGCCAATTAGCCGCAGTTGAAGCTCTAATTTCAGCATCTCCTTCATCCATCTCTCTGAAAAACAGCTCTGGAGAAACTTTTCTCCACAAGGCTGTGTCCGGTTTCCAGACACCTGCTTTTCGAAGACTGGACCGACAAATTGAGCTTATGAAGAATTTGGTATGTGGGAAGCTTTTCACCATAGAGGATGTCATCAATGTCCAAAATAATGACAAAAGGACTGCTCTTCACATGGCCATCATTGGGAACGTTCACTCCGACCTTGTGAAACTTCTGATGACTGCTAAATCAATCAATGTGAATGCCTGTGATGCAGAGGGGCTGACCCCACTTGATTACCTCAGGCAACGGCCACGTTCTGCTTCATCAGATATACTCATTAGACAGCTAATTTCAGCTGGGGCAACATTTTGTAGTCAAGATTATACTGCAAGAAGAGCCATTGCTTCCCGCATAAAGATGCAGGGTATTGGTGGCAGTCCTGGAACTTCGTTCCGAATCTCTGATACAGAAATATTCTTGTATACAGGCATTGAGAATGCATTAGATGAAACTGCTGATGAGGATAATGCAGTAATGAGTATATCACCAATGGAACCAAGTCCAGATCACTCAATCAATCAGAAAAATAGCTCGCCAATTAACAAGAGACCAAGTTCTGCGAATACCGCAGCACAACGATTGAAATCTGTGTTTCTGTGGCCCCGGGTGAAAGAGAATAAACCCGACAGATTCAAGAAACCGGATGATGAGAGTTCAGTGGAACAACAGAAGAAATGCAACAGTTCAGACGGTAGTCTAACTCCACTCCGTCTGAGATTCTCGAAGCCTTCATCACCTCCTAACAACAAACGGACACTTGCTGTGAGGAGTAATCAATCGAGTCCAACTGCCAAGAAAAGAATTGCTTCAGGGCCAGTGCAAGGTGTCATGCAGGCCATTCCACGTATTTCTGTGCCACGCCGGTCTCGTTCCAGTTCATTTTCAAAATCATCACTTTCACCTATTTCATTAGATAAACAGAAAGGTGTTTTTATTGAGGAAGATGTGGCAGGACCATCATGCTCAAATGAACTATATAATGATGGAGCACCAGGTTTGATTAAACCAGATCCCATTAATAAGAGATCTAGGAGCCAGTATTTCTGTTTCTATGCATCAGGCCAATCTGTGAAAGCCCCAGTAAGCAGGCAACGGCAAGGACAAAGTTACAAGTGTCCCATTGTTTCGGTGGCTTGA